In Flavobacterium endoglycinae, one DNA window encodes the following:
- a CDS encoding M4 family metallopeptidase, with translation MKRKLPKIITAAFVLSFSVSAFAQVTDKQVKQKSVSENGQPSLITFNELSSYKGSDYQRVFKEQLGLKDTQSFQKVRTESDKQGYTHEKFQLYEQGIKVEFANYTLHSKDGKVVSMNGEYYNIENVKLSPSLSADQAFNKALQYTHASEYLWEKPLDAAELGYAKPKGELVLLPNMEQQGEKRAGDNIRLAYKFDIYATKPLSRGDLYIDAETGKALFYNATIKHLHDNVHAKKASAGSAVKNETALAKKAIVAANAETRYSGTQTIQTSLSGSSYILLDGTRGNGIQTYNSARTATYPTTNFTDADNNWTAAEYNNTNKDNGALDAHWGAEMTYDYWSAVHGRNSYDDAGAKIKSYVHYNLIAAGYSSNNNAFWNGSVMTYGDGSGTGGFDILTSLDVAGHEIGHAVCTYTANLAYQKESGAMNEAFSDIWAACIEYRAAPTKSTWLVGEDIERRSGHIALRSMSNPKAEGQPDTYGGTNWISVSCTPTSSNDYCGVHTNSGVFNHWFYILSVGKTGTNDIGSSYSVTGIGIDKAAKIAFRLEDVYLTSNSTFANARTSGIQSAIDLYGAGSAEVIATTNAFYAIGVGAAYSGSTDTTPPSAPTGLAASGTTGTTTNLSWTASTDNAAVTGYDIYQGTAFKGSSTTTTYTVTGLTPSTAYTFSVKAKDAAGNVSASSSSVNVTTTATSVTYCTSQGSSAADERIGKVVFGTINNTSTATTGYENFTSISTNAARGTAYTITITPTWTSTIYNEGYAVFIDYNQDGDFSDSGETVWTKTASKTTPVTGTITIPSTATLGTTRIRVSMKYNSVPTACEGFSYGQVEDYTINITASGTLDQEVVAGLIETTGTEKFALYPNPAETELNVSIEEADGYSYKIINTLGQQLGSGKIAGNAVDVSKLSTGIYLIELTSGDKKIVKKFAKK, from the coding sequence ATGAAAAGAAAATTACCAAAAATTATTACAGCAGCCTTTGTGCTAAGTTTTTCAGTTTCGGCTTTTGCCCAGGTAACCGATAAACAGGTGAAACAAAAAAGCGTTTCAGAAAACGGACAGCCAAGTTTAATTACTTTTAACGAACTGTCAAGTTACAAAGGTTCAGATTACCAAAGAGTGTTTAAAGAACAATTAGGACTAAAAGACACTCAATCTTTCCAAAAAGTCAGAACTGAATCTGACAAACAAGGTTACACTCACGAAAAATTCCAATTGTACGAACAAGGAATTAAAGTAGAGTTTGCCAATTACACCCTGCATTCTAAAGATGGAAAAGTAGTTTCAATGAATGGTGAATACTACAACATCGAAAATGTGAAACTTTCTCCGTCACTTTCTGCAGATCAGGCTTTCAATAAGGCATTGCAGTACACTCATGCATCAGAATATCTTTGGGAAAAACCTCTTGATGCTGCCGAATTGGGTTATGCTAAACCAAAAGGCGAACTGGTTTTGTTACCAAATATGGAACAGCAAGGAGAAAAACGTGCAGGAGATAATATTCGTCTGGCTTATAAATTTGACATTTATGCCACTAAACCATTAAGCCGCGGAGATCTTTACATTGATGCCGAAACAGGAAAAGCATTATTTTATAATGCTACCATAAAACATTTACATGACAATGTTCATGCAAAAAAAGCATCGGCAGGAAGTGCTGTAAAAAACGAAACGGCACTTGCTAAAAAAGCTATCGTAGCGGCCAATGCAGAAACCCGTTACAGTGGAACGCAGACAATCCAGACTAGCTTAAGCGGTTCATCTTATATTCTGCTTGATGGAACTCGCGGAAACGGAATCCAAACTTACAACTCAGCTAGAACAGCAACGTATCCAACCACGAACTTTACGGATGCAGATAACAATTGGACAGCTGCTGAATACAACAATACTAATAAAGACAACGGTGCGCTTGATGCTCATTGGGGCGCTGAAATGACCTATGATTATTGGTCAGCGGTGCATGGCAGAAACAGTTATGACGATGCTGGAGCGAAAATCAAAAGTTATGTGCATTACAATTTAATTGCTGCTGGATATTCTAGCAACAATAATGCTTTCTGGAACGGAAGTGTAATGACTTACGGTGACGGAAGCGGAACGGGAGGTTTTGATATTTTGACATCTCTAGACGTTGCTGGTCACGAAATTGGACACGCTGTTTGTACATACACTGCTAATTTAGCGTATCAAAAAGAATCTGGAGCGATGAACGAAGCTTTCTCTGATATCTGGGCAGCTTGTATTGAATATCGTGCAGCGCCAACAAAATCAACTTGGTTAGTGGGTGAAGATATAGAAAGAAGAAGCGGACACATAGCGCTTCGTTCAATGAGTAATCCAAAAGCTGAAGGCCAGCCGGATACTTATGGAGGAACAAACTGGATTAGTGTAAGCTGTACGCCAACGAGCAGTAATGACTATTGCGGTGTACATACTAACTCTGGAGTTTTTAACCACTGGTTTTATATTTTATCTGTTGGAAAAACAGGAACAAATGATATTGGAAGTTCTTATAGCGTAACAGGTATTGGAATCGACAAAGCAGCCAAAATTGCATTTAGATTGGAAGACGTTTACTTAACTTCAAATTCAACTTTTGCAAATGCTAGAACTTCTGGAATTCAATCAGCTATTGATTTATACGGAGCAGGTTCTGCAGAAGTTATTGCAACAACAAACGCATTTTATGCTATTGGAGTAGGTGCGGCTTATTCTGGATCAACAGATACAACACCACCTTCTGCACCAACTGGTTTAGCAGCTTCTGGTACAACTGGAACAACAACGAATTTATCTTGGACAGCTTCAACAGATAACGCGGCTGTTACAGGTTACGATATTTATCAAGGAACGGCGTTTAAAGGATCATCTACTACTACAACATACACCGTTACGGGTTTAACACCTTCAACAGCGTATACTTTTAGTGTGAAAGCTAAAGATGCGGCTGGAAATGTTTCTGCTTCAAGCAGTAGTGTAAATGTTACAACAACTGCAACTTCTGTAACATATTGTACTTCTCAAGGAAGTAGTGCAGCCGACGAAAGAATTGGTAAAGTTGTTTTCGGAACAATCAATAATACTTCTACTGCAACTACAGGTTACGAGAATTTCACATCAATTTCTACCAATGCGGCTAGGGGAACAGCATATACGATTACCATAACACCAACTTGGACATCGACTATTTATAACGAAGGGTATGCCGTATTTATCGACTACAACCAAGATGGAGATTTTTCAGATTCAGGTGAAACAGTTTGGACGAAAACAGCTTCTAAAACCACTCCGGTTACAGGAACAATTACAATTCCATCGACTGCAACGCTTGGAACCACAAGAATTAGAGTTTCTATGAAATACAATTCTGTACCAACAGCTTGTGAAGGATTCTCTTATGGACAAGTTGAGGATTATACCATCAACATTACAGCTTCTGGTACACTTGACCAAGAAGTAGTAGCAGGTTTAATCGAAACAACGGGAACTGAAAAATTTGCTTTATACCCAAATCCAGCGGAAACAGAATTGAATGTTTCAATTGAAGAAGCTGATGGATATTCGTATAAAATTATCAATACATTAGGACAGCAGCTTGGTTCAGGCAAAATTGCAGGAAATGCTGTAGATGTAAGCAAATTAAGTACAGGAATTTATCTGATCGAATTAACAAGCGGTGATAAAAAAATCGTGAAGAAATTTGCTAAGAAATAG
- a CDS encoding TonB-dependent receptor produces MRKKLKFVITAFLTLSSTLFYAQNHEIKGTVTSESGNPLEFATILVKGSQTSTTTDALGKFTISAAHNSPTLIVSLLGYKTKEIVARDHFVDIQLEFESNSLDEIVVVGSRNPKKSKLETAVPVDVVNLAKIRNTTPQTTTNDILTYLIPSFNSNRQSSADGTEHIDPASLRGLGPDQVLVLINGKRRHTTSLVNYQNTVGNGSVGTDLSAIPASAIKRIEVLRDGAAAQYGSDAIAGVINLVLKDNAGLEANATYGSTSRNDGQTTNLNLNYGSKIGNKGGFINLSAEFNDRQKTNRSQNHNLIIFDQSAQGNFFAYDFADDPAQSRQIDDNLLSQNGLKRDDFNFQIGDAKIQNIQGFFNASIPLNDQIEFYANGGVSHRKGTGYGFRRLPSETESVVTSIFPFGFQPELNSVVTDLSSSVGFKLKFGEWKLDVSNTIGENKFVYDVSNTNNFSLGDNSPTEFKAGNHSFLQNTLNADITRLYKDVFSGLNVAFGAEYRFEKYKIVPGEEASYVDGGAQSFPGFSPLNQVDEKRNSVGVYGDIEADITDKFLVGIAGRYEDYTDFGSTINGKLSLRYKILDNLSVRGALSSGFRAPSLHQQYFNNIATDVVDGQLLNSGIFRNDSEVAKQLGIPKLKEETSRNYSFGIVYSPLKQLHITADYYHIRIDNRIILTGNLGNDAFGEPVPELRNLFAQYGAQTGRFFTNAINTTTNGVDVVIDYDLNLGRGKMNLSLLYNYNDNKVDDNLHNVPAIFAGQEDVYYGPQERSLIESNTPKHKGTFAVNYSIDKWNFLLRNTYFGEVVRDGFPFGGIQKHNGKVVTDLTAAYKITPKVQVAIGANNLFDVFPDKQIYENSYYGVFKYAPVQMGTTGAYYFGRISFSL; encoded by the coding sequence ATGAGAAAAAAATTAAAATTTGTCATAACGGCTTTCCTGACTTTATCGAGTACGCTATTTTATGCGCAAAACCATGAGATAAAAGGGACTGTAACCAGTGAAAGCGGTAATCCGTTGGAATTTGCTACTATTCTTGTAAAAGGCTCACAAACCAGTACTACAACAGATGCTTTAGGAAAATTTACAATTTCAGCCGCTCACAATTCTCCAACTTTAATCGTATCGCTGCTTGGTTACAAAACCAAAGAAATTGTAGCAAGAGATCATTTTGTAGACATTCAGCTGGAGTTTGAAAGCAACAGTCTTGATGAGATTGTCGTCGTGGGAAGTAGAAATCCTAAAAAGAGTAAACTTGAAACAGCTGTTCCAGTTGATGTTGTGAATCTGGCGAAAATCAGAAATACAACGCCACAGACTACTACAAACGATATCTTAACCTATTTAATTCCTTCTTTCAATTCAAACCGACAATCTTCTGCTGACGGAACTGAGCATATTGACCCAGCATCCTTAAGAGGCTTAGGACCAGATCAGGTTTTGGTTTTGATTAACGGAAAAAGAAGACACACTACATCATTAGTAAATTATCAAAATACGGTTGGTAACGGATCTGTTGGTACAGATTTGAGTGCTATTCCGGCTTCTGCCATTAAACGAATTGAAGTTTTGCGTGACGGCGCTGCAGCACAATATGGTTCTGATGCTATTGCAGGTGTAATCAACTTGGTTTTAAAAGATAATGCCGGACTTGAAGCAAATGCAACTTATGGAAGTACATCTAGAAATGACGGACAAACAACGAATCTGAATTTGAATTACGGAAGCAAAATTGGAAACAAAGGCGGTTTCATTAATCTTTCGGCTGAATTTAATGACCGTCAGAAAACAAACCGTTCGCAAAACCACAACCTGATTATTTTTGACCAATCTGCCCAAGGGAATTTTTTCGCTTATGATTTTGCCGATGATCCGGCGCAATCACGTCAGATTGATGACAATTTACTGTCACAAAATGGTTTGAAACGTGATGATTTTAATTTCCAGATTGGCGATGCCAAAATACAGAATATTCAAGGATTCTTTAATGCTTCAATTCCGCTAAACGATCAGATTGAGTTTTATGCAAATGGAGGTGTCAGCCACAGAAAAGGAACTGGTTATGGCTTCAGACGTTTGCCAAGCGAAACCGAAAGTGTTGTAACTTCAATATTTCCTTTTGGATTTCAACCTGAACTAAATTCGGTTGTCACAGATCTTTCTTCTTCTGTAGGTTTCAAACTTAAATTTGGCGAATGGAAACTTGATGTAAGCAATACAATTGGCGAAAACAAATTTGTATACGATGTTTCCAATACCAACAATTTTTCTTTGGGTGACAACAGTCCAACAGAATTTAAGGCGGGAAATCATTCATTTCTTCAAAACACTCTAAATGCTGATATTACAAGATTATACAAAGATGTTTTCAGCGGATTAAATGTGGCTTTTGGAGCTGAATACCGTTTCGAAAAATACAAAATCGTTCCAGGTGAAGAGGCTTCTTATGTCGATGGCGGCGCACAGTCGTTTCCTGGATTTTCTCCTTTGAATCAAGTAGATGAAAAGAGAAACAGTGTGGGAGTTTATGGGGATATTGAAGCGGATATAACTGATAAATTCTTAGTGGGAATTGCCGGGCGTTATGAAGATTATACTGATTTTGGAAGTACAATCAACGGTAAATTGTCTTTACGATATAAAATTCTGGATAATCTTTCTGTTCGTGGAGCTTTAAGTTCTGGTTTTAGAGCGCCTTCATTACATCAGCAGTATTTTAATAATATTGCGACTGATGTTGTTGACGGACAGCTTTTAAATTCAGGAATTTTTAGAAATGACAGCGAAGTAGCGAAACAACTTGGAATTCCGAAATTAAAAGAAGAGACTTCGAGAAACTACAGTTTCGGTATTGTGTACTCGCCTTTAAAGCAATTACACATTACAGCCGATTATTATCATATTAGAATTGATAACCGAATCATTCTTACCGGAAATTTAGGTAATGATGCTTTTGGAGAACCGGTTCCTGAACTTCGTAATCTGTTTGCTCAATATGGCGCACAAACAGGACGTTTCTTTACCAATGCAATTAACACGACTACAAATGGAGTTGACGTCGTAATTGATTATGATTTAAATCTGGGACGCGGTAAAATGAATCTTTCTTTATTGTACAATTACAACGACAACAAAGTGGATGATAATCTGCATAATGTTCCTGCTATATTCGCAGGTCAGGAAGATGTATATTACGGTCCGCAGGAAAGAAGCCTAATTGAATCTAACACCCCAAAACATAAAGGAACATTTGCTGTAAACTACAGCATAGACAAATGGAACTTCTTATTGAGAAATACGTATTTTGGAGAAGTCGTTCGTGATGGTTTTCCTTTTGGTGGAATTCAAAAACACAACGGAAAAGTGGTTACCGATTTAACTGCTGCTTACAAAATAACCCCAAAAGTTCAGGTTGCCATTGGGGCAAACAATTTATTTGATGTTTTCCCGGACAAACAAATCTATGAAAACAGCTATTATGGTGTATTTAAATATGCGCCAGTTCAAATGGGCACAACAGGAGCTTATTACTTTGGAAGAATTAGTTTTTCTTTGTAA